The Camelus dromedarius isolate mCamDro1 chromosome 31, mCamDro1.pat, whole genome shotgun sequence DNA segment TCTCTCGTTACCCTTTCCTGATGAAATCCTTCACTTGCTTGTTAGGACAGCAGCATTCTcctcctgtctcagtttcctAAATATTTAATCGCTGTCACTTTTGACGGAAAGGTCTGTACTATCACAACACCGACCAGACTTCCACACCGAGGGACCATCACGATACATAACAAGCTGTGTTTTCTGGGAGAAGCCTTTCCTATGTTGttcacttgaaagaaaaaaagttctttttctgaATTCTGCATTGACAGGGCTCCTCTCCGGCTCGCGGCCTCGGAGGTGACACCGCCTGACCTCCGACGGCCGACTCTGCGTCCTCTGCTCTCACACTGTTTCTAGATCACATGATTCCTCTGGTGCATCATGAGCTGTGCCTTCCTGTGGAAGGTGGTCCCACATTCACCGCATCCATAGTACTTGTCTCCTGTGTGGATTCTCTGATGCCTCATGAGGTGCGACTTCCTAGTGAAAGacttcccacattcactgcactcgTAGGGTCTCTCTCCCGTGTGAACCCTCTGATGTATTACAAGCTGTGCCTTCTCAAAGAAGGCCTTCGCACAGTCACTGCATCCATAGCTTTTCTCTCCCGTGTGATTTCTCTGATGCTTAACGAGCTGTACTTTCTGAACAAAGGCTTTCCCGCACTCACCGCATTCGTAGGGTTTCTCCCCTGTATGAATTCTCTGGTGCCTAAGAAGCTGCGGCTTCCACGCAAAAGCCTTCCGACATTCACTGCACTCGAAGGGTTTCTCTCCCGTGTGGGTTCTCTGGTGATGAATGAGACTTGACTTCTCACTGAAGGTTTTCCCACATTCCCTGCACTCGTAAGGTTTCTCACCGGTGTGTGTCCTCTGATGTGATATCAGGCTGGACTTCTGggtgaaggctttcccacacgcgctgcattcataaggtttctctccagtgtgagttctctgatgtgTCAGGAGCTGTGACTTCCCAAAGAAGGTTTTTCCACATTCAACACATCCATAGGGTTTTTCTCCTAAATGGATTTTTTGATGTCTCATCAGTTCTGACTTCTTAAAGAAGGCCTCTTCACAACTGCCACACTGATAGTTCTTCTCTCCTGTATGAGTTACCTGGTGTTTGATGAGCTGTGGTTTCCTGATGAAGGCTTCCCCACATTCGCTGCACTCGtagggcttctctcctgtgtgaatCCTCTGATGCCTAATGAGGAGTGAGTTCCTGCTGAAGGCTTTCTTACACTCGCTACATGCATACGGTTTCTTCCccgtgtgaattctctgatgagtAATGAGCTGTGACTTCCAAAAGAAGGCTTTTCCACAGTCACTGCATTTATAGGGTTTCTCTCCCGTGTGCGTTCTCTGATGTGTAATGAGCTTCAACTTCTGGGAGAAGGCTTTCCCACAGTCGCTGCAGCCAAAGGGCTTCTCTATTGTGTGGGTCCTCTGATGCCTTTTGAGCTGTGACTTCCtgctgaaggctttcccacagtcACCACATCCGtagggcttctctcctgtgtggGTCCTCTGATGTAAAATGAGCAGCGACTTCCTACTGAAAGCTTTTGGACATTCCCCACAGCCATATGGCTTTTCCCCTGAATGAGTCCTCTCATGAATGGTGAGTAGTGACTTCTGGGAGAAGGCCTTCCCGCAGTCACCGCAGCCATAGGGCTTCTCTCCCGTGTGAGTCCTCTGATGGGCAACAAGCTGTGACTTCCTGCTGAAAATCCGGCCACACGCCAGGCATGAATAGACCCCTGCGCGTGGCGCACGGTCTGCACGGAGCCCTGGCTCTCTGATGCTGACTCGTCCACACTTACTGTAATCAGAGTATTTTATACCACCATAGGTTCTGTCAGCTTTGATACAGAATAATAATCTCTTATGAAGCTCATCAAGTTTCTTTCTTCCACAGTTATTTTTTGGaataagaaaatcaaaaggatgtttcaaacttttttcaCCCATGCCACATTTATGGGATCTCATTCCTAAATGAACAAAGTTAATGCTTGAATGAAACATTTTCCCCAGAACGTCATATCTGTGGCCTCTCTCCATACTTTTCAGCTTGTCCTGAGTATCTTGGTGCCACATTGTGAAGGTATTATCTAGTCCGACTtcttctaaaaaggaaaaaaaatgaaccatACTGTGTAAATTTCCCCAATGATCATGCCTATCGAATAAATCTGAAATGGAGCCTAAGATcccagtccaaaaaaaaaaaaaaaaaactcccaataCAATGTCTACTTATTAGCCattgaaaattttaatagaaatgaaaacagattttgaaattaCCAATGTTTATGAACACAGACTTTTAAATACGGGAAGAGGACGTCTACTCCAGTGATCATGATGAGTTAAGAGAGAGGAATAATTTCTAACCACACGCTGCAGTGATTACTCACTCCACAGTGACCTACTGACCACTGATTATGTGCCCAGACGCTGTCAGCAGCAGGTCAAGGGAGAAGGCAGGTCAGCGCCCTCACCAGAGACGACTGAGAGTCACAAGTACACAGAAGAGCAAGATTAGCACACACTGCTGAACGttatagaggaggaaacactgAGTACGACGCACAGTGAGTGCACGATATCAACTTCATATCCGAAAGATGAGGTACTCTCTTAGTTTTCTGTACTACTggcacatttaaaaaacattctcaCTAAGGTCATCACCCGAATCACTGACATCAGTAATGTCATCATCATGAGAGCTGATTTTTGGAATTATCCAAGAGTTCTCCAGAGctcagcttttattttatttaggctttttgacattttaatcaAATCTATCATCTAGATATTGAATCTGTATATAACGGAAATTATTCCAAACCACAAGTATTCTTTGCATAACATTagggcaggttttttttttaaactagtaagtACAACTATTTGTGATCCCCACAATATGACCATTTGTTGAGTATTTTAAAGTGATCTTTTAATGGTTTGTTTCCTTTATGATACTCTTTACTAGGAATTGTGGAGGTAAGATTCCTAGGAAGTACTCTGCAAGATAAAAGATGTGGCAAGATCTCAAATGTAAGGCAATTACTTATTTTCAGCGGGgtaattttggggggagagaaAGCCTCATCTATCTCTTACACATATCAGAATTATGAGGACTAGAGCAGCTGACACGGAGAATGAAAGGATTCAATGTTTTGAGCATACGTGAGTGGTGATGATAATATTATTCACTGAGATTTTAGAGACTGAAGAGAGAAGTTTAGAGGTTAAAAGCAAGAGTCGTATGTGAACATATTAAGTGTGAGATCCATTGGAAGAGTTTACAGAAAACTGTTTCATAAAATGCGAgtaaaaaatttcttaatttttgtatcaaaaaatggtatcacttatatgtggaattaaaaaaaaaaggacacaatgCCCTGGAAGCTCGACTGTCATTCTCTATCCACAGACTCACCGTCTACTCTCTGTGGCTCTGAAACAGAAATCTGACAAattggagagagagaagaaaaataatcacagaaaCTCAAAGATAATCGGTATCACCTAAAACAGGAAATAAGTTATGAATCCTTCAAGAGGAAGAAACAAGCCTACCTC contains these protein-coding regions:
- the ZNF605 gene encoding zinc finger protein 605 isoform X1, producing the protein MMKSQISFEDVAVDFTLEEWQLLNPTQKNLYREVTLENYSNLMFLGYQIFKPDAIFRLEREKPWVADEETLSQGFSEEVGLDNTFTMWHQDTQDKLKSMERGHRYDVLGKMFHSSINFVHLGMRSHKCGMGEKSLKHPFDFLIPKNNCGRKKLDELHKRLLFCIKADRTYGGIKYSDYSKCGRVSIREPGLRADRAPRAGVYSCLACGRIFSRKSQLVAHQRTHTGEKPYGCGDCGKAFSQKSLLTIHERTHSGEKPYGCGECPKAFSRKSLLILHQRTHTGEKPYGCGDCGKAFSRKSQLKRHQRTHTIEKPFGCSDCGKAFSQKLKLITHQRTHTGEKPYKCSDCGKAFFWKSQLITHQRIHTGKKPYACSECKKAFSRNSLLIRHQRIHTGEKPYECSECGEAFIRKPQLIKHQVTHTGEKNYQCGSCEEAFFKKSELMRHQKIHLGEKPYGCVECGKTFFGKSQLLTHQRTHTGEKPYECSACGKAFTQKSSLISHQRTHTGEKPYECRECGKTFSEKSSLIHHQRTHTGEKPFECSECRKAFAWKPQLLRHQRIHTGEKPYECGECGKAFVQKVQLVKHQRNHTGEKSYGCSDCAKAFFEKAQLVIHQRVHTGERPYECSECGKSFTRKSHLMRHQRIHTGDKYYGCGECGTTFHRKAQLMMHQRNHVI
- the ZNF605 gene encoding zinc finger protein 605 isoform X2 encodes the protein MMKSQISFEDVAVDFTLEEWQLLNPTQKNLYREVTLENYSNLMFLGYQIFKPDAIFRLEREKPWVADEETLSQGFSEVGLDNTFTMWHQDTQDKLKSMERGHRYDVLGKMFHSSINFVHLGMRSHKCGMGEKSLKHPFDFLIPKNNCGRKKLDELHKRLLFCIKADRTYGGIKYSDYSKCGRVSIREPGLRADRAPRAGVYSCLACGRIFSRKSQLVAHQRTHTGEKPYGCGDCGKAFSQKSLLTIHERTHSGEKPYGCGECPKAFSRKSLLILHQRTHTGEKPYGCGDCGKAFSRKSQLKRHQRTHTIEKPFGCSDCGKAFSQKLKLITHQRTHTGEKPYKCSDCGKAFFWKSQLITHQRIHTGKKPYACSECKKAFSRNSLLIRHQRIHTGEKPYECSECGEAFIRKPQLIKHQVTHTGEKNYQCGSCEEAFFKKSELMRHQKIHLGEKPYGCVECGKTFFGKSQLLTHQRTHTGEKPYECSACGKAFTQKSSLISHQRTHTGEKPYECRECGKTFSEKSSLIHHQRTHTGEKPFECSECRKAFAWKPQLLRHQRIHTGEKPYECGECGKAFVQKVQLVKHQRNHTGEKSYGCSDCAKAFFEKAQLVIHQRVHTGERPYECSECGKSFTRKSHLMRHQRIHTGDKYYGCGECGTTFHRKAQLMMHQRNHVI